The following proteins are co-located in the Paludibaculum fermentans genome:
- a CDS encoding glycoside hydrolase family 57 protein, whose protein sequence is MPHTYLVFVWHMHQPFYKDLATGEYQLPWTRMHALKDYYGMVEMLEEFPSIRQTFNLVPSMMVQIEEYAKGEALDPFLHRALKPAEELTDSEQEFILKYFFQANPSRMVYRYSRYGELYDAWRAAEGNVERLRRSLGAPGMRDLQVLSQLAWFDEIFQENDPEVRQLNEKGRDFTLEDQALMGRKQLEIIGHVLPAYRRMALKGQVELSVTPYYHPILPLLCDSNIALQSHPGVPLPRRFQYPGDARLQVHKALDYAEEKLGFRPQGMWPSEGSVSDEVLALAYDEGVRWMATDNGVLGATLSSLAGVRETYRPYVWKQDGREMRMIFRDHFLSDLIGFVYSRMDARAAAHHFLDRIRENARVLHNEGRDAMVPVILDGENAWEHFDHNGRPFLKELYRLISEDPGLSAVTVSEALERIPATELPRIHPGSWINANYDIWIGAEEDNQAWEYLLDARQTYDRVVNGPEGAALSEAGKAMALEELLIAEGSDWCWWYGPQHHSENRPEFDKLFRDHLAHVYRALELSPPEHLSRTILRIATPAYQQPPSGLISPRIDGEISSYFEWMGSGIYSPDHRQGAMHGRDNAVREVRYGSDGQKLFLRVDLEQQKPGALAGLEVRVIVKSVRHESELHATLLENGAKGTVVRSTRKRTLGAEVSCAYSQIFEMSVDLLSMGGRSAEMIQLQMSLWRDGLPLEAAPAQGWLELVPSEPSDWE, encoded by the coding sequence ATGCCGCACACCTACCTCGTCTTCGTCTGGCACATGCACCAGCCCTTCTACAAGGATCTGGCCACGGGCGAATACCAGTTGCCGTGGACGCGCATGCATGCGTTGAAGGACTACTACGGCATGGTGGAGATGCTGGAGGAGTTCCCGTCGATCCGCCAGACATTCAACCTGGTGCCGTCGATGATGGTGCAGATCGAGGAGTACGCCAAGGGCGAGGCGCTGGACCCGTTCCTGCATCGCGCGCTCAAGCCGGCCGAGGAGCTGACGGACAGCGAGCAGGAGTTCATCCTCAAGTATTTCTTCCAGGCCAACCCGTCGCGCATGGTCTACCGTTATAGCCGCTACGGCGAGCTCTACGATGCGTGGCGCGCGGCCGAAGGCAATGTGGAGCGCCTGCGGCGCAGCCTGGGCGCTCCGGGCATGCGCGACCTGCAGGTGCTGTCGCAGCTGGCCTGGTTCGACGAGATCTTCCAGGAGAACGATCCCGAGGTCCGGCAACTGAACGAGAAAGGCCGCGACTTCACATTGGAAGACCAGGCCCTGATGGGCCGCAAGCAGTTGGAGATCATCGGCCACGTGCTGCCGGCTTACCGGCGCATGGCGCTGAAGGGCCAGGTGGAGCTCTCCGTCACGCCCTACTATCACCCCATCCTGCCGCTGCTGTGCGATTCGAACATCGCGCTGCAGTCGCACCCCGGAGTGCCGCTGCCGCGGCGCTTCCAATATCCCGGCGACGCGCGCCTGCAGGTTCATAAGGCTCTCGATTACGCCGAAGAGAAGCTCGGTTTCCGCCCGCAGGGCATGTGGCCGTCCGAAGGCTCAGTCTCCGACGAAGTGCTGGCCCTCGCCTACGACGAAGGTGTCCGCTGGATGGCCACCGACAACGGCGTGCTGGGCGCGACCCTGAGTTCGCTGGCCGGGGTCCGCGAGACCTACCGGCCCTATGTCTGGAAGCAGGATGGCCGCGAGATGCGGATGATCTTCCGCGACCACTTCCTCAGCGACCTGATTGGCTTCGTCTATTCGCGCATGGACGCCCGCGCGGCCGCGCATCACTTCCTGGACCGCATCCGCGAGAATGCCCGCGTGCTGCACAACGAGGGGCGTGACGCGATGGTGCCGGTCATCCTCGACGGCGAGAACGCGTGGGAGCACTTCGATCACAATGGCCGGCCCTTCCTGAAAGAGCTCTACCGGCTGATCTCGGAGGATCCCGGCCTCTCCGCCGTCACGGTGAGTGAAGCGCTGGAGCGGATTCCAGCCACCGAATTGCCACGCATCCACCCGGGCTCGTGGATCAATGCGAACTACGACATCTGGATCGGCGCCGAGGAAGACAACCAGGCCTGGGAGTATCTGCTGGATGCGCGCCAGACCTACGACCGCGTAGTCAACGGCCCGGAGGGCGCCGCTCTCAGTGAGGCCGGCAAGGCGATGGCGCTGGAAGAGTTGCTGATCGCCGAGGGCAGCGACTGGTGCTGGTGGTATGGTCCGCAGCACCATTCCGAGAACCGCCCCGAGTTCGACAAGTTGTTCCGCGACCACCTGGCGCACGTTTACCGGGCCTTGGAACTGTCGCCGCCGGAGCATCTGTCGCGCACGATCCTGCGCATCGCCACGCCTGCCTATCAGCAGCCGCCCAGCGGCCTGATCTCCCCGCGCATCGACGGCGAAATCTCGTCTTACTTCGAGTGGATGGGCTCCGGCATCTACAGCCCGGATCACCGCCAGGGGGCCATGCACGGGCGCGACAACGCCGTGCGCGAGGTCCGTTATGGAAGCGACGGGCAAAAACTGTTCCTGCGTGTGGATCTCGAGCAGCAGAAGCCGGGCGCGCTGGCCGGGCTGGAGGTCCGTGTCATTGTGAAGTCGGTTCGCCATGAGAGTGAACTCCACGCCACGCTGCTGGAGAACGGCGCAAAGGGCACCGTGGTCAGGTCGACGCGCAAACGGACCCTGGGCGCTGAAGTATCCTGTGCCTATTCGCAGATTTTTGAGATGAGTGTGGACCTGCTGAGCATGGGCGGCCGGTCCGCCGAGATGATCCAGTTGCAGATGTCGCTCTGGCGCGACGGGCTGCCGCTGGAAGCCGCACCGGCGCAGGGCTGGCTGGAATTAGTTCCTTCCGAGCCGTCTGACTGGGAGTAA
- a CDS encoding S9 family peptidase: protein MRFSALVALACAPVWGQAITPRLPEALDAQLKRIFLKDDFSAKTFRQARWVESGAAYTTLEGGGGEDDSKTGPRDIVRYDTATGERSILVAATALKPAPDAAPLSIRDYTWSADGQRLLIFTNTKRVWRQNTRGDYWVWERASGALRKLGGAVAPSSLMFAKFSPDGGRVAYVHNNNIYVEDLRTSAATQLTSDGSATTINGTSDWVYEEEFAVRDGFRWSPDGKSIAYWQFDTTGVGEFTLINNTDGLYPRLIRIPYPKSGTKNSAVRVGVVPAKGGATKWMDVPGDSREQYIARVEWSPDSKQVALQHLNRQQNRNDLLLADAATGKTERAFRDEDQAWVDVVDDFHWVDGGGQFTWLSERGGWRQAWIVSRDGQSSRAVTPVGADVVRFLRLDDQEQWIYYIASPDNATQRYLWRMRLNGQGKPERLTPANQPGTHSYSIAPNGRWAFHTWSSFDRPPLTELVSLPEHKAVRTLEDNAELRQAVAPTLENRSEFFEVKGANGVAMNGWMIKPRGFDASKKYPVLVHVYGEPAGTTVNDAWSGSREMFHRALAEAGYVVVSFDNRGTPAPKGRDWRKVVYGEVGVASSEDQTAALRALMAERRYLDPERTAVWGWSGGGSNTLNLMFRSPDVYKTGMSVAPVPDQELYDTIYQERYMGVPQTNKAGYDRGSPIRFAEGLKGNLLIVHGTGDDNVHYQGLERLINRLVELGKPFDMMAYPNRSHAISEGEGTSYHIYGLLARYLWQHVPAGGK, encoded by the coding sequence ATGAGATTTTCCGCTCTCGTTGCGTTGGCGTGCGCGCCGGTTTGGGGCCAGGCGATCACACCGCGCCTGCCGGAAGCGCTGGATGCCCAGTTGAAGCGCATTTTCCTGAAGGACGACTTCAGCGCGAAGACGTTCCGCCAGGCCCGCTGGGTGGAGAGCGGAGCCGCCTACACCACGCTGGAAGGGGGTGGCGGCGAGGACGACAGCAAGACCGGGCCCCGGGACATTGTGCGCTACGACACCGCGACCGGGGAACGCAGCATCCTGGTGGCGGCCACCGCCCTGAAGCCCGCTCCGGATGCCGCGCCGCTCTCGATTCGCGACTACACCTGGTCGGCCGACGGTCAGCGGCTGCTCATCTTTACCAACACCAAGCGCGTCTGGCGGCAGAATACACGGGGCGACTATTGGGTGTGGGAGCGGGCCAGCGGAGCGCTGCGGAAGCTGGGCGGCGCCGTGGCTCCGTCGTCGTTGATGTTCGCGAAGTTCTCGCCCGACGGCGGGCGCGTCGCCTATGTCCACAACAACAACATCTATGTGGAGGACCTGCGCACCAGCGCGGCGACACAATTGACGTCGGATGGTTCGGCCACGACGATCAACGGCACGTCGGATTGGGTCTATGAGGAAGAGTTCGCCGTGCGCGACGGCTTCCGCTGGAGCCCGGATGGCAAGTCGATCGCCTACTGGCAGTTCGACACCACCGGCGTCGGCGAGTTCACGCTGATCAACAACACCGACGGGCTATACCCGCGGCTGATCCGCATCCCTTATCCCAAGTCCGGCACAAAGAACTCGGCCGTGCGTGTGGGCGTGGTGCCCGCCAAGGGCGGCGCAACGAAATGGATGGATGTGCCCGGCGATTCACGCGAGCAGTACATCGCCCGCGTGGAGTGGAGCCCTGATTCGAAGCAGGTGGCCCTGCAGCACCTGAACCGGCAGCAGAACCGCAACGACCTGCTGCTGGCCGATGCGGCGACGGGCAAGACCGAGCGGGCCTTTCGGGATGAGGACCAGGCCTGGGTGGATGTCGTTGACGATTTTCACTGGGTGGATGGCGGCGGGCAGTTCACGTGGCTGAGCGAGCGCGGCGGTTGGCGGCAGGCGTGGATCGTGTCGCGCGATGGGCAGTCGAGCCGGGCCGTGACTCCGGTGGGCGCCGACGTGGTGCGTTTCCTGCGGCTGGATGACCAGGAGCAGTGGATCTACTACATCGCCTCGCCCGACAACGCCACGCAGCGCTATCTGTGGCGGATGCGGCTGAACGGGCAAGGCAAGCCGGAGCGCCTGACGCCGGCCAATCAGCCCGGCACGCATAGTTACTCCATCGCGCCGAACGGCCGCTGGGCGTTCCATACGTGGTCTTCCTTCGACCGGCCGCCGCTGACGGAGCTGGTCAGCCTGCCCGAGCATAAGGCGGTACGCACATTGGAGGACAACGCGGAGTTGCGGCAGGCCGTCGCGCCCACGCTGGAGAACCGCTCGGAGTTCTTCGAGGTGAAGGGCGCCAACGGAGTCGCGATGAACGGCTGGATGATCAAGCCGCGCGGGTTCGACGCGTCGAAGAAGTATCCCGTGCTGGTGCACGTGTATGGCGAGCCGGCCGGCACCACCGTGAATGACGCCTGGAGCGGGAGCCGCGAGATGTTCCACCGCGCGCTGGCGGAGGCGGGCTACGTCGTCGTGAGCTTCGACAACCGGGGTACGCCGGCGCCCAAGGGGCGTGATTGGCGCAAGGTGGTCTACGGCGAGGTGGGTGTGGCGTCGTCGGAAGACCAGACCGCGGCGTTGCGCGCCCTGATGGCCGAGCGGCGCTACTTGGATCCCGAACGGACCGCCGTGTGGGGCTGGAGCGGCGGAGGTTCGAACACGCTGAACCTGATGTTCCGTTCGCCGGATGTCTACAAGACGGGCATGTCCGTGGCGCCGGTGCCCGACCAGGAGCTCTACGACACCATCTACCAGGAACGCTACATGGGTGTGCCGCAGACGAACAAGGCGGGCTACGACCGGGGGTCGCCCATCCGTTTCGCCGAAGGGCTGAAGGGGAACCTGCTGATCGTCCACGGGACGGGCGACGACAACGTGCACTATCAGGGGTTGGAGCGGCTCATCAACCGGCTGGTGGAGTTGGGGAAGCCGTTCGACATGATGGCCTACCCGAACCGGTCACACGCGATTTCGGAAGGCGAAGGTACGTCGTACCACATCTACGGCCTGCTGGCCCGGTATCTGTGGCAGCACGTGCCGGCGGGCGGCAAGTAG
- a CDS encoding asparaginase yields MPRVLFVFTGGTISMRFDPATGGAVPALSGEEILAYDPGLRTFADLEVIDFGRFPGPHMTPDRMWALSELIAQQIARPEIDGIVVTHGTDTLEETAYLLDLRHTSPKPVAFVGAIRNSSELGYDGPANLRAAQRTVLQPQARNQGVFVVLNQMIHAASEVTKTSTQQLDTFQSPLFGPLGMVDDDRVLFGRQLAIRPTIATPAWETRVDIVTMYAGADSRFVDYAREQGAQGLVIEGTGRGNVPPAAVPGIQRALDGGLPVVVASRCAHGRILDTYAYSGSGHDLRQRGVLLAGTLNPAKARIKLMLALGRTRDAGEIRRLMEDGAY; encoded by the coding sequence ATGCCACGCGTTCTGTTTGTCTTCACAGGTGGGACCATCTCCATGCGCTTCGACCCCGCAACCGGCGGGGCGGTGCCGGCTCTCAGCGGCGAAGAGATCCTGGCCTACGATCCTGGTCTCCGCACCTTCGCCGACCTGGAAGTGATCGACTTCGGGCGCTTTCCCGGGCCGCACATGACACCGGACCGCATGTGGGCATTGTCCGAGCTGATCGCCCAGCAAATCGCCCGTCCGGAGATCGACGGCATCGTCGTCACGCACGGCACGGACACCCTGGAAGAGACCGCCTACCTGCTGGACCTGCGCCATACCAGCCCGAAGCCCGTGGCCTTTGTCGGCGCCATCCGGAACAGTTCGGAGCTCGGCTACGACGGTCCGGCGAATCTGCGCGCCGCGCAGCGCACGGTCCTCCAACCGCAGGCCCGCAATCAGGGTGTCTTCGTGGTGCTGAACCAGATGATTCACGCCGCGTCCGAGGTGACCAAAACCAGTACGCAGCAGCTGGATACGTTCCAGAGCCCGCTCTTCGGCCCGCTGGGAATGGTCGACGACGACCGCGTCCTGTTCGGGCGCCAACTGGCCATACGCCCCACCATCGCGACTCCTGCCTGGGAGACCCGCGTGGACATCGTCACCATGTATGCCGGCGCGGACAGCCGCTTCGTCGACTACGCGCGCGAACAAGGCGCCCAGGGCCTGGTGATCGAGGGAACCGGCCGAGGCAACGTACCGCCTGCCGCAGTGCCCGGCATCCAGCGGGCATTGGATGGGGGACTCCCGGTTGTCGTCGCCTCGCGCTGCGCCCACGGCAGAATCCTCGACACCTACGCCTATAGCGGAAGCGGCCACGATCTGCGCCAACGCGGAGTCCTACTGGCCGGCACCCTGAACCCGGCGAAAGCCCGCATCAAGCTCATGCTCGCGCTCGGCCGCACCCGGGACGCTGGGGAGATCCGTCGCCTGATGGAAGACGGCGCGTATTAG